The Roseovarius indicus genome has a segment encoding these proteins:
- a CDS encoding tetratricopeptide repeat protein, which yields MPRPLLLLLLALLPLAALAQGPLTCFESDPNTDPDIAIPACTAAIASGTLEGAWLAGAYANRGVAHRELDQFAQSADDLETAIRIDPAAPHMRMLAWTYRTMRRQEEAEAIYTQILETDDHWQSWLSRCVVRQDLEKFEQAVGDCEQAVLRDPDNTDALYFAARAHNILGQGHRALPLARKATSLDPEKTRHLVELAWAMHLTGDTSGGRELVRDRLAETPGDPELLDYLRQTD from the coding sequence ATGCCGCGCCCCCTCCTCCTGCTCCTCCTCGCATTGCTCCCGCTGGCCGCCCTGGCCCAAGGCCCCCTCACCTGTTTCGAATCCGACCCGAATACCGATCCCGACATTGCCATTCCGGCCTGTACCGCGGCCATCGCCTCGGGCACGCTCGAAGGCGCGTGGCTGGCCGGGGCCTATGCCAACCGCGGCGTCGCCCACCGCGAACTCGACCAATTCGCACAAAGCGCGGACGACCTAGAGACCGCCATCCGCATCGACCCGGCCGCGCCCCACATGCGGATGCTCGCCTGGACCTACCGCACCATGCGCCGCCAAGAAGAGGCCGAAGCCATCTATACGCAAATCCTCGAAACCGACGACCACTGGCAGAGCTGGCTCTCCCGCTGCGTCGTCCGGCAGGATCTCGAGAAGTTCGAACAGGCGGTCGGCGATTGCGAACAGGCCGTGCTGCGTGACCCTGACAATACCGATGCGCTCTACTTCGCCGCCCGCGCCCACAACATACTGGGCCAGGGCCACCGCGCCCTGCCGCTGGCCCGCAAGGCCACCTCCCTTGACCCGGAGAAAACCCGCCACTTGGTCGAACTTGCCTGGGCGATGCACCTCACCGGCGACACGTCGGGCGGGCGCGAACTGGTCAGGGACCGGCTTGCCGAAACCCCCGGCGACCCCGAGCTCCTCGACTACCTGCGCCAGACCGACTGA
- the hemF gene encoding oxygen-dependent coproporphyrinogen oxidase: MSEEMTAEKARAAAWFRQLRDDIVAAFEGLEDSHAEGPFAEAEPGRFEVTTTKRTSEDGSDAGGGLMSVMRGGRVFEKVGVNVSEVYGVLGEAAQSSMAARGVPGIEEDPRFWASGISLVAHMQNPHVPAVHMNTRMFWTPNAWWFGGGSDLNPCLEYEEDTGHFHATQKAHLDPHGEGEYPRLKAWADEYFYIPHRHRARGVGGIFMDDQNSGSWEADFALTQDIGRAFLPAFVPLVEKRRGMDFGEAEKDAQLVHRGLYAEYNLVYDRGTKFGLATGHDANAVLMSLPPMAKWV; the protein is encoded by the coding sequence ATGTCGGAGGAGATGACGGCGGAGAAGGCGCGCGCGGCGGCGTGGTTCCGGCAACTGCGTGACGACATCGTCGCGGCGTTCGAGGGGCTGGAGGACAGCCACGCCGAGGGCCCGTTCGCCGAGGCCGAGCCGGGGCGGTTCGAGGTCACCACGACGAAGCGGACGAGCGAGGACGGTTCGGATGCCGGCGGAGGCCTTATGAGCGTGATGCGCGGCGGCCGGGTGTTCGAGAAGGTCGGCGTGAACGTCTCGGAAGTCTATGGCGTTCTGGGCGAGGCGGCGCAGAGCTCGATGGCGGCGCGGGGCGTGCCGGGGATCGAGGAAGACCCGCGGTTCTGGGCGAGCGGCATCAGCCTCGTGGCGCATATGCAGAACCCCCACGTGCCGGCCGTTCACATGAACACGCGGATGTTCTGGACGCCGAATGCGTGGTGGTTCGGCGGAGGATCGGACCTGAATCCGTGCCTTGAGTACGAGGAGGATACCGGCCATTTCCACGCGACCCAGAAGGCGCATCTCGACCCACATGGGGAAGGGGAATATCCGCGGCTGAAGGCCTGGGCGGACGAGTATTTCTATATCCCCCACCGCCACCGGGCGCGAGGCGTGGGGGGTATCTTCATGGATGACCAGAACTCCGGCAGTTGGGAGGCGGATTTCGCGTTGACGCAGGATATCGGGCGAGCCTTCCTGCCGGCCTTCGTGCCTCTGGTGGAGAAACGGCGCGGGATGGATTTCGGTGAGGCCGAGAAGGATGCACAACTGGTGCATCGCGGGCTCTACGCGGAGTATAACCTCGTCTATGATCGGGGCACCAAGTTCGGGCTGGCGACGGGGCATGACGCGAACGCGGTGCTGATGAGCTTGCCGCCAATGGCGAAGTGGGTCTAG
- a CDS encoding SDR family NAD(P)-dependent oxidoreductase translates to MSFSISGKTAIVTGGANGIGLAIGRHFVDKGANVMFADIDEKQLIKQVGENEDGSNKRYFAGDLREKLTLANLLSATIDAFDQVDILVNASRQMLVSDPLNPDDDAVEQLLSQNLMTSLRTSQLVAKRMIKQSEEREGGPAGTIVNLSSIAARRTHPDLLAFSVSSAALDQMTRSLAVALAPHRIRVNAVAFGSVMSASLQGTLRENRDFRSDIEDHTPLGRIASATELAEAVQYLACDSSGFMTGQIMTVDGGRTLLDPVAAPAH, encoded by the coding sequence ATGTCATTTTCCATTTCCGGAAAGACCGCCATCGTGACCGGGGGGGCGAACGGCATCGGCCTCGCCATCGGGCGGCATTTCGTCGACAAGGGCGCGAACGTCATGTTCGCGGATATCGACGAGAAGCAGCTGATCAAGCAGGTGGGCGAAAACGAGGACGGCAGCAACAAGCGCTATTTCGCGGGCGACCTCCGAGAGAAGCTGACACTGGCGAATCTGTTGTCGGCCACGATCGACGCATTCGACCAGGTGGATATCCTGGTGAACGCGTCGCGGCAGATGCTGGTCTCGGACCCGCTGAACCCCGATGATGACGCGGTGGAGCAGCTTCTGAGTCAAAACCTGATGACCTCGCTCCGGACAAGCCAGCTTGTGGCCAAGCGGATGATCAAGCAGTCGGAAGAGCGCGAGGGCGGCCCGGCGGGCACGATCGTGAACCTGTCGTCGATTGCCGCCCGGCGGACGCATCCCGATCTGCTGGCGTTCTCGGTATCGTCGGCGGCGCTGGACCAGATGACGCGGAGCCTGGCCGTGGCGCTGGCGCCGCACCGGATAAGGGTGAACGCGGTGGCGTTCGGTTCGGTGATGAGTGCCTCGCTGCAGGGGACGCTGCGGGAGAACCGGGATTTCCGCTCGGATATCGAGGATCACACGCCGCTGGGGCGGATCGCCTCGGCGACCGAGCTGGCCGAGGCGGTGCAGTACCTGGCCTGCGACAGTTCGGGTTTCATGACCGGGCAGATCATGACGGTGGATGGCGGCCGCACGCTGCTTGATCCGGTGGCGGCGCCGGCGCACTAG
- a CDS encoding Imm8 family immunity protein produces the protein MLDPEVKSIDWVDAFPPNDGSPAVLPVTASIGERGNDAADNFQLIVCNSAWIASQVPNGSGLWQRGMLIVETITPGHIQKTLEALVYQFRRSHSWTDFTERLSRYLLWEYEDYNVYMGEPVVP, from the coding sequence ATGCTCGACCCGGAAGTGAAGTCAATCGACTGGGTTGATGCGTTCCCGCCCAACGATGGCAGTCCCGCGGTCCTGCCCGTGACCGCGTCCATAGGGGAGCGTGGTAATGACGCTGCGGACAATTTCCAACTCATCGTCTGCAACTCCGCCTGGATCGCCTCCCAGGTGCCCAACGGCTCGGGCCTCTGGCAGCGCGGCATGCTGATCGTCGAGACCATAACTCCAGGCCACATCCAGAAAACGCTTGAGGCACTCGTCTACCAGTTCCGGCGCTCACACAGCTGGACCGACTTCACCGAGCGTCTGAGCCGCTACCTTCTCTGGGAATACGAAGACTATAACGTATACATGGGAGAACCCGTCGTCCCGTGA
- a CDS encoding lysophospholipid acyltransferase family protein yields the protein MSDTAPKDTIPFSERLTGHLLFLPVRLSRLLPYRWRVPFAGWFVSRILAPLAGYSQRVRDNLALTFPELSKPEVERITRGVTDNAGRNMVELYSPEFAPRVRERMPITGPGLKVLQDARDEGRPGIIISAHIGSFNAARTGIAANGIESASFYRPMSNRPFNAHYAEAMERISQPVIEQSRQGLVQMVRHLRKGGVVSIMNDLNTHDGLPLEFFGHPALTSLSAAELALKYDAPLVPLWALRDPNGLDFRMTFEEPIPHSDPLTMTREFNRRLEAVVRENMDQWFWIHRRWKDGANAVGEMRAKELEALEAKLAENPKAPIS from the coding sequence ATGAGCGACACAGCCCCAAAGGACACAATCCCGTTTTCCGAACGGCTGACCGGCCATCTGCTGTTCCTGCCGGTACGGTTGTCGCGACTGTTGCCTTATCGCTGGCGGGTGCCCTTCGCAGGCTGGTTCGTCTCCCGCATCCTCGCGCCGCTAGCAGGCTACTCCCAAAGAGTCCGCGACAACCTCGCGCTCACCTTCCCCGAGCTCTCCAAGCCGGAGGTCGAACGCATCACCCGCGGCGTCACCGACAATGCCGGGCGCAACATGGTCGAGCTCTACTCGCCCGAATTCGCCCCCCGCGTCCGCGAACGCATGCCCATCACCGGCCCCGGCCTGAAAGTGCTGCAGGATGCCCGCGACGAAGGCCGCCCCGGCATCATCATCTCGGCGCATATCGGCAGCTTCAACGCCGCCCGCACCGGGATTGCCGCCAACGGGATCGAAAGCGCCAGCTTCTACCGCCCGATGTCCAACCGCCCCTTCAACGCCCATTACGCCGAGGCGATGGAACGGATCAGCCAGCCGGTGATCGAGCAAAGCCGCCAGGGGCTGGTGCAGATGGTCCGGCACCTGCGCAAGGGCGGGGTGGTGTCGATCATGAACGATCTCAACACCCATGACGGGCTGCCGCTCGAGTTCTTCGGGCACCCGGCCCTGACCTCGCTCTCGGCTGCCGAGCTTGCCCTGAAATACGACGCGCCCCTCGTCCCCCTCTGGGCGCTGCGCGACCCCAACGGGCTTGATTTCCGCATGACTTTCGAAGAGCCCATTCCCCATTCCGACCCGCTGACCATGACCCGCGAATTCAACCGCCGGCTCGAAGCGGTGGTGCGCGAGAACATGGATCAGTGGTTCTGGATTCACCGCCGCTGGAAAGACGGCGCCAACGCGGTGGGCGAGATGCGCGCGAAAGAACTCGAAGCCCTCGAAGCGAAGCTCGCGGAAAACCCCAAGGCTCCGATTTCTTGA
- a CDS encoding peptidoglycan-binding protein, with protein sequence MKVFFGASLVAALGLATLVAAQTEGLNNSSKRFTDPAQVGIDDMDDPAQIRRTWDAAIVMVPDGPGRSKQTSLADLDAAYGEGQRRFPTAIYMHGCAGLWSGSLLRMKFLADNGFLVIGPASMARTVYARSCDAATHESGMFRPTLSMRQLDAGYAIETAKGLPFVDADNMLLIGLSEGGVIAATFKPLSDSQRVAARVVEGWTCKAGWYEYAGLNAPEDEPVLSLVGAKDPWYRNEWNVGHCGEFMDGRTDSKSVVYESGQLAARHELLEFRAVQEETMAFLRQHIDLPLSVRQVQQLLTDLGYDPGPVDGAWGAKTLAALNALRAAHGLPEVGALDESSLELLAQLRKG encoded by the coding sequence ATGAAGGTATTTTTTGGGGCGTCGCTTGTCGCGGCACTCGGGCTGGCCACGTTGGTGGCGGCGCAGACCGAGGGGCTGAACAACAGTTCGAAGAGGTTCACCGATCCGGCGCAGGTCGGCATCGACGACATGGACGACCCGGCGCAGATCAGGCGCACCTGGGATGCGGCGATCGTGATGGTGCCGGACGGGCCGGGGCGTTCGAAGCAGACCAGCCTGGCCGATCTGGACGCCGCATATGGGGAGGGGCAGAGGCGCTTTCCCACGGCGATCTATATGCATGGCTGTGCCGGGCTCTGGTCGGGAAGCCTGCTGCGGATGAAGTTTCTCGCCGATAACGGGTTCCTGGTGATCGGGCCAGCGAGCATGGCTCGGACTGTCTATGCCCGGTCCTGTGATGCCGCCACCCACGAGAGTGGAATGTTTCGGCCGACGCTGAGCATGCGGCAGCTCGATGCCGGTTACGCTATCGAGACGGCGAAGGGGCTGCCCTTCGTCGATGCCGACAACATGCTGCTGATCGGGCTGAGTGAAGGTGGCGTCATCGCCGCCACCTTCAAGCCATTGTCGGACAGCCAGCGCGTGGCCGCGCGGGTCGTCGAGGGCTGGACCTGCAAGGCAGGCTGGTATGAGTATGCCGGGCTGAACGCGCCCGAGGACGAGCCGGTGCTGTCGCTGGTGGGGGCGAAGGACCCCTGGTACCGGAACGAATGGAATGTCGGACATTGCGGGGAATTCATGGACGGGCGGACCGACAGCAAGTCGGTCGTCTACGAGTCCGGGCAGCTGGCGGCGCGGCACGAATTGCTGGAGTTCCGCGCCGTGCAGGAGGAGACGATGGCCTTCCTGCGCCAGCATATCGACCTGCCGTTGTCGGTGCGGCAGGTGCAGCAGCTATTGACGGACCTGGGCTATGACCCGGGGCCGGTCGACGGGGCGTGGGGCGCGAAGACACTGGCGGCGCTGAACGCGCTCAGGGCGGCGCACGGGTTGCCGGAGGTGGGCGCGCTGGACGAGAGCAGCCTTGAATTACTGGCACAGTTGCGGAAAGGGTAG
- a CDS encoding HAD family hydrolase, translating into MARNLTTIGFDADDTLWQNERFFRLTQERFAALLKDYADGDHLHDRLLAAERRNLGHYGFGIKGFTLSMIETAIEVTDQQVPASVISELIAAGQEMLQHPIELLPHAREAVEEIAASHRVLLITKGDLLDQERKLAQSGLGDLFDGVEIVSAKTRTVYEDIFTRHGNGAAEAMMVGNSLRSDVKPAIEAGGWGVHVPHHLTWEVEHDEPPENAPRYRAIDDLGALASLVNEIG; encoded by the coding sequence ATGGCACGGAATCTGACCACAATCGGCTTCGATGCGGACGATACGCTCTGGCAGAACGAACGCTTCTTCCGCCTGACGCAGGAGAGATTCGCGGCGCTTCTGAAAGACTATGCCGACGGCGACCACCTGCACGACCGGCTGCTGGCTGCGGAACGGCGCAACCTCGGCCATTACGGATTCGGCATCAAGGGTTTCACCCTGTCGATGATCGAAACCGCCATCGAGGTGACCGACCAACAAGTACCCGCCAGCGTCATCTCCGAACTGATCGCGGCCGGGCAGGAGATGCTTCAACACCCCATCGAGCTTCTCCCTCATGCCCGCGAGGCGGTGGAAGAGATCGCGGCAAGCCACCGCGTGCTGCTCATCACCAAGGGCGACCTGCTCGACCAGGAGCGCAAACTGGCGCAATCCGGGCTCGGCGACCTCTTCGACGGGGTCGAGATCGTCAGCGCCAAGACCCGCACGGTCTACGAGGATATCTTCACCCGCCACGGCAACGGCGCGGCCGAGGCGATGATGGTCGGCAATTCCCTGCGCTCCGACGTGAAACCGGCGATCGAGGCGGGCGGCTGGGGCGTTCACGTGCCTCACCACCTGACATGGGAAGTCGAGCATGACGAGCCGCCCGAGAACGCCCCCCGTTACCGGGCGATCGACGACCTCGGCGCACTGGCCTCACTTGTGAACGAAATCGGCTAG
- a CDS encoding class I SAM-dependent methyltransferase, translated as MSASSRLSLALDSGDVTLPEAGRIAVFAPREGMDLSALPADLCHVITTFKPDRDHFAGQGFACGKEPDGRYAAAVVCLPRAKALGQALVAEAASVTDGPVIVDGAKTDGVESILKGCRKRAEVSPALSKAHGKLFHFTAQTGFEDWARGAPKEIGGGFVTVPGIFSADGIDPASALLADNLPEKLGARVADLGGGWGYLSARALERESIRELHLVEADFAALDCARQNILDPRAHLHWEDATRWRPDEPMDTVITNPPFHTGRAPDPSLGLDFIRAAARVLSPRGQLFLVANRHLPYESEMARQFGEVREVGGDNRFKLLHGQRPVRRPG; from the coding sequence TTGAGCGCTTCGTCACGCCTGTCATTGGCGCTGGACTCGGGTGATGTGACGCTGCCCGAGGCCGGGCGCATTGCCGTTTTCGCGCCGCGCGAGGGGATGGACCTGTCGGCGCTGCCGGCCGATCTGTGCCATGTCATCACCACCTTCAAACCCGACAGGGACCATTTCGCGGGGCAGGGATTCGCCTGCGGGAAGGAACCTGACGGGCGCTATGCGGCTGCGGTCGTTTGCCTGCCGCGGGCCAAGGCGCTGGGCCAGGCGCTGGTGGCCGAGGCCGCGTCGGTGACAGACGGGCCGGTGATCGTGGATGGCGCCAAGACCGACGGGGTCGAATCGATCCTGAAGGGCTGTCGCAAGCGGGCCGAGGTCTCGCCGGCGTTGTCGAAGGCACATGGAAAGCTGTTTCATTTCACCGCCCAAACGGGGTTCGAGGATTGGGCACGGGGTGCGCCGAAGGAGATCGGGGGCGGGTTCGTAACCGTGCCGGGCATCTTCTCGGCCGACGGGATCGACCCCGCCTCGGCCCTGTTGGCTGACAATCTGCCCGAGAAGCTGGGTGCGCGGGTGGCCGACCTTGGCGGCGGCTGGGGGTATCTTTCGGCCCGGGCGCTGGAACGGGAGAGCATCAGGGAGCTGCACCTCGTCGAGGCGGATTTCGCCGCGCTGGACTGTGCCCGGCAGAACATTCTCGACCCGCGGGCGCACCTGCATTGGGAAGACGCCACCCGCTGGCGGCCCGACGAGCCCATGGATACCGTCATCACCAACCCGCCGTTTCACACGGGACGGGCGCCCGACCCGAGCCTCGGGCTCGACTTCATCCGCGCTGCCGCGCGCGTGCTTTCCCCTCGCGGACAGCTTTTTCTGGTTGCGAACCGCCATCTCCCGTATGAGTCGGAGATGGCGCGACAGTTCGGAGAGGTCAGGGAGGTCGGCGGCGACAACCGGTTCAAACTACTGCACGGGCAACGCCCGGTGCGCAGACCAGGCTGA
- the clpS gene encoding ATP-dependent Clp protease adapter ClpS, giving the protein MTHPIFLMSGNDDDDDSSVIVETRTKTKRPPLYKVLLLNDDYTPMEFVVAVLERFFGMSHAQAFEIMLTVHKKGVAVVGVFSHEIAETKVAQVMDFARRHQHPLQCTMEKE; this is encoded by the coding sequence ATGACGCACCCAATCTTCCTCATGTCGGGAAACGATGATGACGACGACTCGTCGGTCATTGTCGAGACGCGCACCAAGACCAAGCGGCCGCCGCTGTACAAGGTGCTGCTGCTGAACGACGACTACACGCCGATGGAATTCGTCGTGGCCGTTCTGGAACGGTTCTTTGGCATGTCCCATGCGCAGGCGTTCGAGATCATGCTGACGGTGCACAAGAAGGGTGTTGCGGTCGTGGGCGTGTTCAGCCACGAGATTGCCGAGACCAAGGTGGCGCAGGTGATGGATTTCGCCCGCCGCCATCAGCATCCGCTGCAATGCACGATGGAAAAGGAATAA
- a CDS encoding DUF1223 domain-containing protein → MLRLGALLTAFLITLAAPLRAQDRPVLVELFTSQGCSSCPPADAFLHELAKRDDVIALALHVDYWDYIGWKDSFAKPEYTARQRAYAKVSNRRMVYTPQMIINGTDHVVGTRPMDVKDLIKKHRGDVAQVTLTAQEHQGKLKISASAAAGGKATVRLFRYRPEETVAIKRGENAGRSISYSHIVTSVTVVADWDMRQPLDIEVPLNGDLPAVVVIQRNSFGPVEAVARVD, encoded by the coding sequence ATGCTCAGACTCGGCGCCCTGCTGACCGCTTTCCTGATCACGCTTGCCGCGCCACTGAGAGCGCAGGACCGGCCCGTTCTGGTCGAATTGTTCACGTCGCAGGGGTGCTCGTCGTGCCCGCCGGCGGATGCGTTCCTGCACGAGCTGGCCAAGCGCGACGATGTGATCGCGCTGGCGCTGCACGTGGATTACTGGGATTACATCGGCTGGAAGGACAGCTTCGCCAAACCGGAATACACCGCCCGTCAGCGGGCTTATGCCAAGGTGTCGAACCGGCGCATGGTCTATACGCCGCAGATGATCATCAACGGCACCGATCATGTGGTCGGTACCCGGCCGATGGACGTGAAAGACCTCATCAAGAAGCACCGGGGCGACGTCGCGCAGGTAACCCTGACGGCGCAGGAGCATCAGGGCAAGCTGAAGATCAGCGCCTCTGCCGCCGCCGGTGGCAAGGCCACCGTCCGGCTGTTCCGCTACCGGCCTGAGGAGACGGTCGCCATCAAGCGGGGCGAGAATGCGGGCCGCTCGATCAGCTATTCCCACATCGTGACAAGCGTGACCGTGGTTGCCGACTGGGATATGCGCCAGCCGCTCGACATCGAGGTCCCGCTGAATGGTGATCTGCCCGCCGTGGTCGTGATCCAGCGCAACAGCTTCGGCCCTGTCGAGGCGGTGGCCCGGGTCGACTGA
- the acnA gene encoding aconitate hydratase AcnA has product MPITVGQDTAKTRKSLTVAGQTVSYYSIAAAEKAGLGDFSRLPAALKVVLENMLRFEDGKTVTTDDIKAFSEWADNGGKANRELAYRPARVLMQDFTGVPAVVDLAAMRDGIVALGGDAQQINPLNPVDLVIDHSVMIDEFGNPRAFQMNVDREYERNMERYQFLKWGQGAFNNFRVVPPGTGICHQVNLEYLAQTVWTDEDQNGEMVAYPDTLVGTDSHTTMINGVAVLGWGVGGIEAEAAMLGQPISMLIPEVVGFELTGKMVEGTTGTDLVLKVVEMLREKGVVGKFVEFYGSGLDHLPLADRATIANMAPEYGATCGFFPIDDETLRYLELTGRDKDRIALVEAYAKENGFWRGPDYDPVYTDTLKLDMGTVVPAISGPKRPQDHINLDAAAKEFHAYVKNFREGRDINGKSEARWEAEGGAPEPVDIPGDQGHHARGFVSTEDSKYQMHDGSIVIASITSCTNTSNPYVMIGAGLVARKARELGLNRKPWVKTSLAPGSKVVTEYLEAAELQDDLDAIGFNLVGYGCTTCIGNSGPLAPEISKCINDNDLIGVSVLSGNRNFEGRISPDVRANYLASPPLVVAYSLVGDMNVDITTEPLGKDKDGNDVYLKDIWPSQKEIADLVQKTVKRESFIEKYGEVFEGDEKWQEVETSEGETYDWPPQSTYVQNPPYFQGMSKDPGTISDIKGARMLALLGDMVTTDHISPAGSFKESTPAGQYLVERQVPVREFNSYGSRRGNHEVMMRGTFANIRIKNEMLDGVEGGYTKGPDGEQTSIFEAAMAYQDQGTPLVVVGGEQYGAGSSRDWAAKGTNLLGVKAVIAESFERIHRSNLVGMGVIPFEFTGGDTRSSLKLTGEETFDITGLEGDIKPQAEVPCTITYADGSTKEITLKSRIDTAIEIEYVEHGGVLHYVLRNLAKSA; this is encoded by the coding sequence ATGCCCATTACCGTTGGCCAGGATACCGCCAAGACACGGAAATCCCTTACCGTCGCCGGACAAACCGTTTCCTACTACTCCATCGCTGCCGCCGAGAAAGCCGGCCTTGGCGATTTCTCGCGCCTCCCCGCCGCGCTGAAGGTGGTGCTCGAGAACATGCTGCGGTTCGAGGACGGCAAAACCGTCACCACCGACGACATCAAGGCCTTCTCGGAATGGGCCGACAATGGCGGCAAGGCCAACCGCGAACTGGCCTACCGCCCGGCCCGCGTGCTTATGCAGGATTTCACCGGCGTGCCCGCCGTGGTCGACCTCGCGGCCATGCGTGACGGCATCGTCGCGCTCGGCGGCGACGCCCAGCAGATCAACCCGCTGAACCCCGTCGACCTCGTCATCGACCACTCGGTCATGATCGACGAATTCGGCAACCCCCGCGCCTTCCAGATGAACGTCGACCGCGAATACGAGCGGAACATGGAACGCTACCAGTTCCTCAAATGGGGCCAGGGCGCCTTCAACAACTTCCGCGTCGTGCCCCCGGGCACCGGCATCTGCCACCAGGTGAACCTCGAATACCTGGCCCAGACCGTCTGGACCGATGAAGACCAGAACGGCGAGATGGTCGCCTATCCCGACACGCTGGTCGGCACCGACAGCCACACCACCATGATCAACGGCGTGGCCGTCCTCGGCTGGGGCGTCGGCGGGATCGAGGCCGAAGCCGCCATGCTCGGCCAGCCGATCTCGATGCTCATCCCCGAGGTCGTCGGCTTCGAGCTGACCGGCAAGATGGTCGAGGGCACCACCGGCACCGACCTCGTGCTGAAAGTGGTCGAGATGCTGCGCGAGAAGGGCGTGGTGGGCAAGTTCGTCGAATTCTACGGCTCCGGCCTCGACCACCTGCCGCTGGCCGACCGGGCGACCATCGCCAACATGGCCCCCGAATACGGCGCCACCTGCGGTTTCTTCCCGATCGACGACGAGACCCTGCGCTATCTCGAACTCACCGGCCGCGACAAGGACCGCATCGCGCTGGTCGAAGCCTACGCCAAGGAGAACGGCTTCTGGCGCGGGCCCGATTACGACCCAGTCTATACCGACACGCTCAAGCTCGACATGGGCACCGTCGTGCCGGCCATCTCGGGCCCCAAACGCCCGCAGGACCACATCAACCTCGACGCCGCGGCCAAGGAATTCCACGCCTACGTCAAGAACTTCCGCGAGGGCCGCGACATCAACGGCAAGTCGGAAGCCCGCTGGGAAGCCGAAGGCGGCGCCCCCGAGCCCGTCGACATCCCCGGCGACCAGGGCCACCACGCCCGCGGCTTCGTCTCGACCGAGGACAGCAAGTACCAGATGCACGACGGCTCGATCGTGATCGCCTCGATCACCTCCTGCACCAACACCTCGAACCCCTACGTGATGATCGGCGCCGGCCTCGTCGCCCGCAAGGCGCGCGAACTGGGCCTGAACCGCAAGCCCTGGGTCAAGACCTCGCTCGCGCCCGGCTCAAAGGTCGTGACCGAGTATCTCGAGGCGGCCGAGCTGCAGGACGATCTCGATGCCATCGGCTTTAACCTCGTCGGCTATGGCTGCACCACCTGCATCGGCAACTCCGGCCCGCTGGCGCCGGAAATCTCGAAATGCATCAACGACAACGACCTGATCGGCGTGTCGGTCCTCTCGGGCAACCGCAATTTCGAGGGCCGCATCAGCCCCGACGTCCGCGCCAACTACCTGGCCTCGCCGCCCCTGGTGGTGGCCTATTCGCTGGTGGGCGACATGAATGTCGACATCACCACCGAGCCCCTGGGCAAGGACAAGGACGGCAACGACGTCTACCTGAAAGACATCTGGCCGTCGCAGAAGGAAATCGCCGATCTCGTGCAGAAGACCGTGAAGCGCGAGTCGTTCATCGAGAAATACGGCGAGGTCTTCGAGGGCGACGAGAAGTGGCAGGAGGTCGAGACCTCCGAAGGCGAAACCTATGACTGGCCGCCGCAATCGACCTATGTTCAGAACCCGCCCTACTTCCAGGGCATGTCCAAGGACCCCGGCACCATCTCCGACATCAAGGGCGCGCGGATGCTGGCGCTGCTGGGCGACATGGTCACCACCGACCACATCTCGCCCGCCGGCTCCTTCAAGGAAAGCACGCCCGCCGGTCAGTACCTCGTCGAACGCCAGGTGCCCGTGCGCGAGTTCAACTCCTACGGCTCGCGCCGCGGCAACCACGAGGTGATGATGCGCGGCACCTTCGCCAACATCCGCATCAAGAACGAGATGCTCGATGGCGTCGAGGGCGGCTACACCAAGGGCCCCGACGGCGAACAGACCTCGATCTTCGAGGCAGCGATGGCCTACCAGGACCAAGGCACGCCCCTTGTCGTCGTGGGCGGCGAGCAATACGGCGCCGGCTCCTCGCGCGACTGGGCGGCCAAGGGCACCAACCTCTTGGGCGTCAAGGCCGTGATCGCCGAAAGCTTCGAGCGCATCCACCGCTCGAACCTCGTTGGCATGGGCGTCATCCCATTCGAGTTCACCGGCGGCGACACCCGCTCCTCGCTCAAGCTGACGGGCGAGGAAACCTTCGACATCACCGGTCTCGAAGGCGACATCAAACCCCAGGCCGAGGTGCCCTGCACCATCACCTATGCCGACGGCTCGACGAAAGAGATCACGCTGAAAAGCCGGATCGATACGGCGATCGAGATCGAATATGTCGAACACGGCGGCGTGCTGCACTACGTGCTCCGCAACCTCGCCAAGTCGGCGTAA